One Salvia splendens isolate huo1 chromosome 12, SspV2, whole genome shotgun sequence genomic window carries:
- the LOC121757418 gene encoding uncharacterized protein LOC121757418, with protein MEPQTVLNLFDSRWFHLGIIGAPPETSISPAPPPFPHLQIPQNQPNQKVSRQISSLARSKSEELSSLTTHNPSPDSVLKTPHLQTIFSDREFSISSETPKISLARKAAVDGRRKKRLSKSMSQLEFEEVKGFIDIGFVFSEEDKVDSALVEIIPGLQKLGQKIDRKIEEASRMRAKPYLSEAWEFYEEERLMKWRVPSSATSEMEIKDNLKSWAHTVASAVR; from the coding sequence ATGGAACCACAAACTGTTCTAAATCTCTTCGATTCCAGGTGGTTCCACCTCGGAATCATCGGAGCACCGCCGGAAACCTCAATCTCACCAGCGCCGCCACCATTCCCCCACCTCCAAATCCCACAGAATCAACCCAATCAAAAAGTTTCGCGCCAAATTTCGTCTCTCGCGAGATCGAAGAGCGAAGAGCTGTCGAGTCTCACAACACACAACCCCTCTCCCGATTCAGTCCTCAAAACCCCCCACCTCCAAACCATATTCTCCGACAGAGAGTTCTCAATTTCATCGGAAACTCCGAAGATTTCGCTGGCGAGGAAAGCCGCCGTCGACGGAAGGAGGAAGAAGCGGCTCAGCAAGAGCATGTCGCAGCTGGAATTCGAAGAGGTGAAAGGATTTATCGACATTGGCTTCGTTTTTTCGGAGGAAGACAAGGTGGATTCGGCCCTGGTTGAAATCATCCCCGGCCTGCAAAAATTAGGGCAGAAAATTGATCGAAAAATTGAGGAAGCTTCTAGAATGAGGGCGAAGCCGTATCTATCAGAAGCGTGGGAGTTTTACGAAGAGGAAAGATTGATGAAATGGAGGGTTCCTTCTTCTGCAACAAGTGAGATGGAAATCAAAGATAATCTCAAATCTTGGGCTCACACAGTGGCTTCTGCTGTTAGATGA